The following are encoded in a window of Callithrix jacchus isolate 240 chromosome 9, calJac240_pri, whole genome shotgun sequence genomic DNA:
- the PMCH gene encoding pro-MCH produces the protein MAKMNLSSYILILTFSLFSQGILLSASKSIRNLDDDMVFNTFRLGKAFQKEDTAEKSVIAPSLEQYKNDESSFMNEEENKNLKNTGSKHNFLNHGLPLNLAIKPYLALKGSVAFPAENGVQNTESTQEKREIGDEENSAKFPIGRRDFDMLRCMLGRVYRPCWQI, from the exons ATGGCAAAAATGAATCTCTCTTCCTACATATTAATActaactttttctttgttttctcaagGTATTTTACTTTCAGCATCCAAGTCCATAAGAAATTTAGATGATGACATGGTATTTAATACATTCAGGTTGGGGAAAGCCTTTCAGAAGGAAGACACTGCAGAAAAATCAGTTATTGCTCCTTCCCTGGAACAATATAAAAATGATGAAAGCAGTTTCATGAAcgaagaggaaaacaaaaatttaaag AACACAGGCTCCAAACATAATTTCTTAAATCATGGTCTGCCACTGAATCTGGCTATAAAACCTTATCTTGCACTAAAAGGATCTGTAGCTTTTCCAGCTGAGAATGGAGTTCAGAATACTGAATCAacacaagaaaagagagaaattgggGATGAAGAAAACTCAGCTAAATTTCCTATAGGAAGGAGAGATTTTGACA tgCTCAGATGTATGCTGGGAAGAGTCTACCGACCTTGTTGGCAAATCTGA